A stretch of DNA from Triticum dicoccoides isolate Atlit2015 ecotype Zavitan chromosome 2A, WEW_v2.0, whole genome shotgun sequence:
AATTATCATTAGTCCACATTTCCTCATTTGAAAATGCTAGTAGATAATGGAATGAAAGATCGAAGTAAGTAAAAATTTATTTATATTACacacgacaatccagcaccacataATAACTTaaaaatcacaaggggaaataaAATAAATCCTCACACAACACAAGAAAGTTCCAATCATATGGATCAGATGAAAGGCAAACCTCTCAAACATCATTCTTCACCGAAGAGCTATAGCCATCCTGGTCATCATAATACTTGGACCACAACATGATCCCACCATACTTCCCCGCACTCTTGATCAATGGGAGAACATCAGACTTTAGGTCATCAGCCGGGATGAACCCGCTCCCAGCAGCCTCAGGTGATGCCGGGAGACCAAGGAAGATCTGCTTTGCAGGAACGGTCAACCACTGCTTCCATGAATCAGCTAGATTGGAAGTGCTTCCTGAAGTATATTGGCAAGGAGCATTGTTGTAGAACTGCACCCACACATAGTCAAAGAGACCGGTGTTGAGGGCGCCTCCCACCCATGCATCAGGGAAAGGGCACTGTGGCGCGGCAGTCAAGTACACTCTCCTGCCGGAGTTGCTATACCCTTTTAGGAACCTTGCAAGATCGTCCCAGTGCAGGGGTGTACCGCCCTCGATATCGAAGTCGATGCCATCGAGGACTGCATCACCGAGAGGCCGCGAAGGTGACGTACCTCCTAAGAAGTTGTTCCACAGGTACGTCGCGACATTCTTAGCGTCCTGGGACGAGGAAAGGTAGTAACCGCCTGCTCCGCCACCGATGGAGAGCATGACCTTGACGCCGTTGCTCTGGCATGACTTGACGTCGGAACTTAGACTAGCGCACCCGCCGTTGGTTGGGACGCAGTGGCCTGCCAGGTTGAGGACTGGCGGCTGGCCATTGCCGAAGGAGGAAAGGAAGGCGATGTTGACAAATTTGTAGTTGCCAGTGGCGCAGGTTGCAGCCAGCGTGCCCTCTCCACCATTCTGACCCCAGTAGATGGAAATGCCGCCGGCTTCCGACCCGAGAAACTGCGCCGCGGCTACTGCCACGACCAACAGTTGCAGCAGAGATGACCTAGTAGCCATCTCTGGGGCAATATTTGTTCCTATTGGACTCTTCTCTCCACTGTTGATGTCTTCAGATGTAGGAGTATTGCTTTTGTTTTGCTGCGTGTGGTGAGTTTGTGCTGGGATGGTTGGCTTATATACGAGGGCACTCTTCGTGTGAAATCTGGCACCCCCGTATTGTGTATGCTTATGCGTGACTTGTTGGGCACATGGATGAACACTTGTGAACGCGCTCTGCTGGCAGCTTCGATTTAACGGCGACGGTGTTCGTGATTTTGTACTACACCATCAACTTGTAAGAGATTATCTTGTACTAGTTGAACAGAAGGACGTGCAAGGCACCTGTATAGAATAAGAAGAGGCGTACAACAGCTCTGTGTTGGCGACGGCAAACTAAGCGATTAAGAACAGAGTAATAATCAGAAAAGCGATTAAGAACAGAATAATAGAagccgtacaatatactccctccgtttttaaatataaaataaatacttTTAAAGGTTTTTATATAGACTACATACGAACATAcgaatatatatagacatattttagagtattttGC
This window harbors:
- the LOC119352016 gene encoding hevamine-A-like, whose protein sequence is MATRSSLLQLLVVAVAAAQFLGSEAGGISIYWGQNGGEGTLAATCATGNYKFVNIAFLSSFGNGQPPVLNLAGHCVPTNGGCASLSSDVKSCQSNGVKVMLSIGGGAGGYYLSSSQDAKNVATYLWNNFLGGTSPSRPLGDAVLDGIDFDIEGGTPLHWDDLARFLKGYSNSGRRVYLTAAPQCPFPDAWVGGALNTGLFDYVWVQFYNNAPCQYTSGSTSNLADSWKQWLTVPAKQIFLGLPASPEAAGSGFIPADDLKSDVLPLIKSAGKYGGIMLWSKYYDDQDGYSSSVKNDV